The stretch of DNA GGGCGACTTCGGACCCGAGGACTTAAccatccccgcggcggcatccccgccgtcgctgagatcttccccgtcgtcgtcgctgctgccgtcgtcgtcgttatTGCCGGTGAActggtccgccgccgtctccaccaTCTTGTTGAACCAGCTGCCAAACGCCTCGAAAGACTCCAGCGGGTTAGCCCCGGGCTcttcgtcgcccgccccggaGTGTCCCTCGCCTGAaccctcggccgcggcggcatccaaaggcggcggcgtctcgggTTCCTCGGGTTGATCCGCGGTCgggggacccgccgcgcgatcaAACCTCAGCTCGGGCGGCCGCTggtccgcctcgacggcgatgaaCACGGAAAATTCACCCGCGCGTTTGACGCACtcgcgcgccagctgtgccgcgtcggcgccggcggtcgtaacggtcgtaacggccgcgtcgtccccttccccctcccgcgcctctcCCTCAATCGCCCCTtcgtccgtcgacgacgccggagtCTGTCGGCTGCCCTCCTCCCTCTCGGGCGTCTCgtcggctcgcggcgcatccGACGAATACGGGGCCGCCACCGATGGGGTcgtcgtctcctccgcggacgcaGCCTGAtgctcgtcgaggatgagcgcgagggcgtcggcgtcggcgagggcggcgcgcgtcaccgtcccAACCCGCGTCACGACGTTAACGCCGGGTGGAAGGCCCTCCTGAAGGGGCAGGTGCTCCAACCCTTTGCCCGCGGGGGTTCCgttcgtctcgtcgtcgtccgccacgACCGATCCCTCGATGCCCCGCCagtccgcgacgaggagcgtgacgtcgcgcgacgccgcctcggcgatgtcctcgagcttggcgagcagCGCATCGCGCTCCGCGGTCCTCGGCAGTGCTTTCTCTGCGATCTGTGGGCGACGGGGGGGTGAAGCGACGATCGGGCGGGTCAGTCGGGGGCGGGGTTCACGGGAGGTGCCGACGAATTAATTCGGGCCGGACGGATCTCGGGGGcacctcgagctgcgcgcgcaTGTCCCGCGCGAGGGTCCGTAGCGGCGAGCGCTTAGCGACGGCCGCATCGTCGAAGATGTGATCCCACAGGTCCAAGTCGAGGCACTCCTCCGGTCGCagaggcgccggcggggcccccgccccctcggagcccatcgcgctcgcgtgttCAACAATGTGCGGTTACAGCTGTGACCGGCGCACCGCTGGCTTGGCACGATTTTTAACAACGTGGGCGATCGCTGTGGCGCCTGTCGAGCTCAAGCGGGTCAGCGACGTCGTTCGCTGACCCTCCTAATTTTCCACTACAACTCTTGCGAccagcgacgacgtccccgatcgacctcctccgcgacccTTCCCAAACGCGCCACCCtctccacctcggcgagcgcctcctccgtcaccTCTATATCGTACAGCTGTGCCAACGTCGTCCCGAGCGCATCCGACGTCCGAGCCCGCACGCACACGCTCGTCACGAACCACCTGCTGCGAACGAAACCCAACGCCAGGTCCCCGAGGCACATCCCGAACTGtcccgccacctcctcgtacgcgtccaccagcgcccaCACCGATTCGTCCCGGgccccgcgttcgcctcgcgTCTGAAtcatcttcgccgtcgtcgcgtcggcgtgcgatttgtgcacagctgtgcgtcgGCTGCGCAGCGCGCCGTTGGCCAGCGGCGAGTGCGCGACCAACCCCACGTTccgcagcgcgtcggcgtacgcgtcCTCCCCCTCCACCCACACGCACTCGAACCCGTCCCTCGCCAGCAGGTTGTactcgcccctcgcggacTTGACGAAGGAGCCGAGGCCGTCTGGGACGAGAATCTTCGGATTGGCGAAGAGcctcgccgtctccagcGCGGCCCATcgcgtgtcgtcgtcgacgcccaggAACCTCGCCTTGCCGTCGCCCACGAGGTCGAGCAACGCGGCGACTTCGTCCTCATCCGGGGCGTCGCTGTTACCCATCGCGGACGAATCGCGTCGCGGGTAGTGCAGCTGCAGGAGGTCGACGTGGTCCGTGTCCGCAGCCATGAGCGTGCGCTCCACGAGGTTCTTgattcgccgtcgtcgtcccttGGCGCCCCcttccgcggcgcccgccgcggcgccgaatgggacgctggcggcgacgacgaggtcctcgcggcgggtaTCGCGGCTGCGCCTGAGCCAGCTCCCGAGatacgcgtccgcgcggcccCTGGTGAGCTCGAAGAtggtcgccgacgaggacgaggacgacgacgcgcttcgGGGCatcccgtcgccgaggtggtcGCACGAgccgaggtcgacgaggtTCACGCCGttgtccaccgcgagcgacagctgcgcgtgcgcctcgacctcgtccccgatcctcgtccacgtcgaggcgtcgaggctcgcgagggacACGCGAAGGTCGCTGTCGCcgagccgtcggcgctcgccccgatcggcgcgtccgaggcgaTGGGTGCGGGGGTggggcgacgccttcgccggcgcggggcccTCGCCCGGGCGCCGGGTTtcgcccttcgccgcgcgagccgcgcccgGTCCACGACCGGGCGatccccgcgacgccctcatCGCGTGTGCGAgcctcatcgtcgtcgtcccgatggtcgctcgacgccggcgactcCCCGCCGCGTGCACTGCCACTGGGCTCCGTCTGGGGGCAGATCTGCCGAAAATATGATAGATCCCCTCGAGGTTTCGTTTTTAGGCGGTGCCCACGCGTCACTGTCGACACTCCCCCGCATgccggtcgtcgccgggtgcGCCAACCTCCCGCGCTGGGCGCAAcgcctcggacgcgtcgccgcacctcgttcccgcgcgcctccatcCAGGGCTGCGTTCAACCCACAATCGCCCCACAGTCGCAGGGAGGTCATCTTCGGCACCACGATGGCTATGGCGTCGTCCGGGGAGGCCGCGAGGCCCTcggtcatcgacgcgcaCCTGCACGTCTGGCCGTCCCCTTCGGCGTACACCTACGCCGAAGGTAAGGCTCCCCCGGATTCACTAGCTGAGGTCTCCTCCGCCGAATCCCTGCTCGAACAGTTCGCAAAGGctggcgtggacggcgcctTGGTCGTCCAGCCCATCAACCTCAAGTTCGACCACTCCTACGTGTCCTCGGTCATCGACAAGTACCCCGGCAAATTCGTCGGGTGCTGCCTCGCGGATCCGACCgaacacggcggcggcgtggacgagctgAGGCGGCTGCTCGACGGGGGATACCGCGCCGTGAGGTTCAACCCGGGGCTGTGGCCGAGCGGGACGAAGATGAccgatcgcgtcggccgcgAGATGTTCGCGCTCTGCGGCGAGAGgaacgcgcccgtcgggtTCATGTGCTTCCACGGGCTCGACCTCTccatcgaggagatcgagacGCTGTGCACCGACTACCCGGAGACGCCGGTGCTGATGGACCACTTCGGATTCTGCAAGGGCGTGCGCGATCCCAACTGGCAAAAGTTGCTCGGGCTCGCCAGGTTTCCGCAGGTGAGCGTAAAGGCTTCGGCGCAGTTCAGGGTGACGCCCGAAGGTGCGAACGGCGCGAGTTGGCCCTATGTTAGCACGGGGGAGCAGCTGAGGGAGCTCATCGACACGTTCGGCGCGGAACGAGTGGTGTGGGGCTCGGACTTTCCCTTTGTGCTCGAACAGTGCGGATACTCTGGcgagacgccggcggcggggataaTTCGCGAGTGCGGCGCTCGCCTGTCGGAcgaggagatggcggcggtgatgggGGGTAAC from Micromonas commoda chromosome 3, complete sequence encodes:
- a CDS encoding predicted protein produces the protein MAMASSGEAARPSVIDAHLHVWPSPSAYTYAEGKAPPDSLAEVSSAESLLEQFAKAGVDGALVVQPINLKFDHSYVSSVIDKYPGKFVGCCLADPTEHGGGVDELRRLLDGGYRAVRFNPGLWPSGTKMTDRVGREMFALCGERNAPVGFMCFHGLDLSIEEIETLCTDYPETPVLMDHFGFCKGVRDPNWQKLLGLARFPQVSVKASAQFRVTPEGANGASWPYVSTGEQLRELIDTFGAERVVWGSDFPFVLEQCGYSGETPAAGIIRECGARLSDEEMAAVMGGNLRRMFPGAWSR
- a CDS encoding predicted protein; translation: MRLAHAMRASRGSPGRGPGAARAAKGETRRPGEGPAPAKASPHPRTHRLGRADRGERRRLGDSDLRVSLASLDASTWTRIGDEVEAHAQLSLAVDNGVNLVDLGSCDHLGDGMPRSASSSSSSSATIFELTRGRADAYLGSWLRRSRDTRREDLVVAASVPFGAAAGAAEGGAKGRRRRIKNLVERTLMAADTDHVDLLQLHYPRRDSSAMGNSDAPDEDEVAALLDLVGDGKARFLGVDDDTRWAALETARLFANPKILVPDGLGSFVKSARGEYNLLARDGFECVWVEGEDAYADALRNVGLVAHSPLANGALRSRRTAVHKSHADATTAKMIQTRGERGARDESVWALVDAYEEVAGQFGMCLGDLALGFVRSRWFVTSVCVRARTSDALGTTLAQLYDIEVTEEALAEVERVARLGRVAEEVDRGRRRWSQEL